The following are encoded together in the Humulus lupulus chromosome 5, drHumLupu1.1, whole genome shotgun sequence genome:
- the LOC133779013 gene encoding uncharacterized protein LOC133779013 — protein MQTRYKVDKDWERDWCMKVMGDLWRSSKSRLVTKLNELPNEQERLKLKPDNIKSETEWRVFVREKTSKQFQAISNKFKEMRKKQLPHTCSRRGYARTMDDMSRESSKPVTRVQAFLKTHTKKNGEPVNAQAAEVIEKLQVLANEKPDSCTTQNTVQDALTIIFGPDKNGRSLANGRGVTNTKLAILRARDDHISQLESNQCEMKNKMSEMMNLINTIAKSVNIQGFTQPSEAESHMPSPMVTTILITTYHFTFNFLSINIIYK, from the exons ATGCAGACAAGGTATAAGGTGGACAAAGATTGGGAACGAGACTGGTGTATGAAAGTAATGGGAGACCTGTGGAGATCTTCCAAGTCCAGGCTAGTTACTAAGCTGAACGAGCTACCAAATGAACAAGAACGACTAAAATTAAAGCCTGATAATATCAAATCAGAAACTGAATGGAGAGTATTTGTGCGTGAAAAAACCAGTAAACAATTTCAG gCGATTAGCAATAAGtttaaagagatgaggaagaaacAACTCCCACATACATGCAGCAggagaggatatgctcgaacaatggatgacatg AGTAGGGAAAGCTCAAAACCTGTAACAAGAGTTCAAGCTTTCTTAAAGACACACacaaagaagaatggtgaacctgtgaATGCACAAGCTGCTGAAGTTATT GAGAAGCTACAAGTTCTTGCAAATGAAAAACCAGATTCATGCACAACACAGAATACTGTACAAGATGCTCTCACTATTATATTTGGTCCTGACAAGAATGGTAGATCATTAGCTAATGGGAGGGGAGTAACTAATACAAAGTTAGCTATTCTAAGAGCAAGAGATGACCATATTTCACAATTGGAATCAAATCAATGTGAGATGAAGAATAAAATGTCTGAGATGATGAATCTTATTAATACTATTGCAAAAAGTGTAAACATTCAg GGGTTTACTCAACCAAGTGAAGCGGAGTCACACATGCCTTCTCCTATGGTAACTACAATTTTAATTACTACCTATCatttcacttttaattttttaagtatcaatattatctataaataa